ATGGTGTTCGACGACCAGGCGGTCTTCACGGGATCATTCAACTTCACCAAGTCGGCGCAGGAGCGCAACGCCGAGAACGGCATGCTGATCCGCGGCGACGCGGCGGTGGTCAAGGCCTATACCGACAACTGGCACAAGCGCTACCGGCAGTCGCGCGCGTACTGAAGGCGGCATCGGCGCGGCCCCCGCCTGCACGAAGCGGCATGCGGTGGCACACTGGCGGGCTGATATTGCGGCAACCCTGCCAAGTCCTTTCCGGAGAACCCTTCGCCATGACAGCCATTCCCGACAGCCAGTGGATCCGCGTCGATACCGCCGCGGGCAGCTTCGATGCCTACCTGAGCCTGCCGCCGGCGGGCGTGCAGCCCGGCGCGCCGGGCATCGTGCTGCTGCAGGAAATCTTCGGCGTGAACGAGCATATCCGCGCGGTGGCCGACCAGTACGCCGCCGACGGCTATGCCGTGCTGGCGCCGGACGTGTTCTGGCGCCAGGCGCCGCGCGTGCAGCTCGGCTACGAGGGCGACGACATGGCGCGCGCGATGGCCTTGCGCAAGGCGGTGGACGTGGCCGCCGCACTCGACGATATCGCCGCCACGGTGCAGGTGCTGCGCCAGCATACCGGCGCCGGCAAGGTGGCCGCGGTGGGCTACTGCTTCGGCGGGCT
The sequence above is a segment of the Cupriavidus sp. MP-37 genome. Coding sequences within it:
- a CDS encoding dienelactone hydrolase family protein; this translates as MTAIPDSQWIRVDTAAGSFDAYLSLPPAGVQPGAPGIVLLQEIFGVNEHIRAVADQYAADGYAVLAPDVFWRQAPRVQLGYEGDDMARAMALRKAVDVAAALDDIAATVQVLRQHTGAGKVAAVGYCFGGLLSYLSAARGLVDAAVPFYGGGIQNQLQEAANIRVPVQFHYGALDAHIPPDAVQAVRDAMAGKPATEIHVYPQADHGFNCWARGSYHQPSAALAHGRALVFLSASL